A region of Pristiophorus japonicus isolate sPriJap1 chromosome 32, sPriJap1.hap1, whole genome shotgun sequence DNA encodes the following proteins:
- the LOC139240543 gene encoding probable G-protein coupled receptor 139 translates to MGRDLGADNTFKPIGEKKEVGANLVTMVILSRGMCGLSKCVTRYLVAMAAAGLLVVITDLILRQIPIAHHLYFVQRIPLCNIHAVLLYAATDCSVWFTVTFTFDRFVVICCQKLKTKYCTEKTAAMVLVTVTLLSFLKSIFWYFMYVPWYTLSNTHWFCYVSALVMVSDLWATLELLHYILTPCIPFVLILLLNALTIRHILVASRARRRLRDHSSEGIPSDIEMERRRKSIILLLVISWNFIMLWAVFMFFSIWNRILHLGYDIIHVSYYIKEIGFMLQLLSCCTNTYIYAMTQNAVEVPDDWKLANVTRCLDNPSNNGAVSVTSVVHMILETIIK, encoded by the exons CTAATTTAGTGACGATGGTGATCCTGTCTCGTGGaatgtgcggtctctccaaatgcgtCACACGCTacttggtggccatggcagcggcaggTCTGCTGGTCGTTATCACcgacctgatattgaggcagatTCCAATTGCTCATCATCTGTATTTTGTGCAGCGAATCcccctgtgtaatatccacgccgtcctgctttatgcagccacggactgttctgtctggttcaccgtcactttcacatttgatcgattcgtggtaatttgttgccagaagctgaaaactaaatattgcactgaGAAAACCGCGGCTATGGTTCTTGTAACAGTGACTTTGCTAAGTTTTTTAAAGAGcattttctggtactttatgtatgtaCCTTGGTACACGTTGAGCAATACCCACTGGTTCTGTTACGTAAGTGCTCTTGTCATGGTTTCAGATTTGTGGGCAACACTCGAGCTTCTTCATTATATTCTAACCCCGTGCatcccatttgttctgatcctgctACTCAATGCTTTAActatcagacacattttagtggccagcagagctcgcaggagactccgggatCACAGCAGCGAGGGGATTCCCAGTGACATAGAGATGGAGagacgaaggaaatccatcattttactgctcgTTATCTCGTGGAATTTCATAATGTTATGGGCTGTGTTTATGTTCTTTTCTATTTGGAACCGGATTTTGCATTTAGGTTATGATATTATACATGTATCTTACTACATAAAAGAAATAGGattcatgctccagctcctgagttgctgcacaaacacttaTATTTATGCTATGACACAga ATGCAGTGGAGGTGCCAGATGATTGGAAATTGGCAAACGTGACAAGGTGTCTGGACAATCCTAGCAACAACGGGGCGGTCAGTGTAACATCAGTGGTGCATATGATTTTAGAAACCATAATCAAGTAA